A genomic stretch from Kogia breviceps isolate mKogBre1 chromosome 1, mKogBre1 haplotype 1, whole genome shotgun sequence includes:
- the RAD54L gene encoding DNA repair and recombination protein RAD54-like isoform X4 encodes MRRSLAPSQLAKRKPDGGPCDEEDWRPGAVTPKKRKSSSETQSQECFLSPFRKPLTLLTNRPLCLDSSQHEAFIRSILSKPFKIPIPNYQGPLGSRALGLKRAGVRRALHDPLEEGALVLYEPPSLSAHDQLKFDKEKLPVHVVVDPILSKVLRPHQREGVKFLWECVTSRRIPGSHGCIMADEMGLGKTLQCITLMWTLLRQSPECKPEIDKAMVVSPSSLVKNWYNEVGKWLGGRIQPLAIDGGSKDEIDQKLGFMNQRGARVPSPILIISYETFRLHVGVLRRGSVGLVICDEGHRLKNSENQTYQALDSLNTSRRVLISGTPIQNDLLEYFSLVHFVNSGILGTAHEFKKHFELPILKGRDAAASEEDRHLGEERLRELISIVNRCLIRRTSDILSKYLPVKIEQVVCCRLTPLQTELYKRFLRQAKPAEELREGKMSVSSLSSITSLKKLCNHPALIYDKCVEEEDGFEGTLDIFPPGYSSKALEPQLSGKMLVLDYILAVTRSRSSDKVVLVSNYTQTLDLFEKLCRARRYLYVRLDGTMSIKKRAKVVERFNNPSSPDFVFMLSSKAGGCGLNLIGANRLVMFDPDWNPANDEQAMARVWRDGQKKTCYIYRLLSAGTIEEKIFQRQSHKKALSSCVVDEEQDVERHFSLGELKELFTLDEASLSDTHDRLRCRRCVNNHQVWPPPDGSDCTSDLAQWNHSTDKRGLRDEVLQAAWDAASTAITFVFHQHSHEEQRGLY; translated from the exons ATG AGGAGGAGCTTAGCTCCCAGTCAGCTGGCCAAGAGAAAACCGGATGGCGGACCCTGTGATGAGGAAGACTGGCGGCCTGGAGCAGTG ACTCCTAAGAAACGGAAATCCAGCAGTGAGACCCAGAGCCAGGAGTGTTTCCTGTCTCCTTTTCGGAAACCTTTGACTCTACTAACGAATCGACCACTGTGTCTGGACAGCAGTCAACAT gaAGCATTTATTCGAAGCATTTTGTCAAAGCCTTTCAAAATCCCCATTCCAAATTATCAAG GTCCTCTGGGCTCTCGGGCATTGGGCCTCAAAAGGGCTGGGGTCCGCCGGGCCCTCCATGACCCTCTGGAAGAAGGTGCCTTGGTTCTGTACGAGCCTCCCTCACTGAGCGCCCACGACCAGCTGAAGTTTGACAA GGAAAAACTCCCTGTCCATGTGGTCGTTGATCCTATTCTCAGTAAGGTCTTGAGGCCTCATCAGAGAGAg GGAGTGAAGTTCCTGTGGGAGTGTGTCACCAGTCGGCGCATCCCTGGTAGCCATGGCTGCATCATGGCTGATGAGATGGGCCTGGGCAAGACGCTGCAATGCATCACATTGATGTGGACGCTTTTGCGCCAGAGTCCAGAGTGCAAGCCAGAAATTGACAAGGCAATGGTGGTGTCACCTTCCAGCCTAGTGAAGAACTGGTACAATGAAGTTGGGAAATGGCTTGGAGGGAGGATCCAACCTCTAGCCATCGACGGAGGCTCTAAGGATGAGATAGACCAAAAGCTGG GATTTATGAACCAGCGTGGAGCCAGAGTGCCTTCTCCCATCCTCATCATTTCCTATGAGACTTTCCGCCTTCATGTCGGAGTCCTCCGGAGAGGGAGTGTTGGACTGGTCATATGTGATGAG GGACACAGGCTCAAGAACTCTGAGAATCAGACTTACCAGGCCCTGGACAGCTTGAACACCAGCCGACGGGTCCTCATCTCCGGGACTCCCATCCAGAATGATCTCCTTGAGTATTTCAGCTTGGTGCATTTTGTTAATTCGGGAATCCTGG GAACTGCCCACGAGTTCAAGAAGCATTTTGAATTGCCAATTTTGAAGGGTCGAGATGCAGCTGCCAGTGAGGAAGATAGGCATCTAGGAGAGGAGCGACTGCGGGAGCTCATCAGCATTGTGAATAG GTGCCTGATACGGAGGACATCTGATATCCTTTCTAAATATCTGCCTGTGAAGATCGAGCAGGTGGTTTGTTGTAG gctgACACCCCTTCAGACTGAATTATACAAGAGGTTTTTGAGACAGGCCAAGCCAGCAGAAGAGTTGCGTGAGGGCAAGATGAGTGTGTCTTCCCTTTCTTCCATCACTTCACTAAAGAAACTATGTAATC ATCCAGCTCTAATCTATGACAAGTGTGTAGAGGAAGAGGATGGCTTTGAAGGTACCTTGGACATATTCCCCCCTGGGTATAGCTCCAAGGCTCTAGAGCCTCAGCTGTCAG GTAAGATGCTGGTCCTTGATTACATTCTGGCGGTGACCCGAAGTCGCAGCAGTGACAAAGTAGTGCTGGTGTCCAATTACACTCAGACATTGGACCTCTTTGAGAAACTCTGCCGGGCCCGAAG GTACTTATATGTTCGCTTGGATGGCACAATGTCCATTAAGAAGCGAGCCAAGGTTGTGGAGCGCTTCAACAATCCATCC AGTCCTGACTTTGTCTTCATGCTGAGCAGCAAAGCTGGGGGCTGTGGCCTCAATCTCATTGGGGCTAACCGACTCGTTATGTTTGACCCTGACTGGAACCCAGCCAATGATGAACAAGCCATGGCCCGGGTCTGGCGTGACGGTCAAAAGAAGACCTGCTATATCTATCGCCTGCTCTCT gcaggAACCATTGAGGAGAAGATCTTTCAGCGTCAGAGCCACAAGAAGGCACTGAGCAGCTGTGTGGTGGATGAGGAGCAGGATGTGGAGCGGCACTTCTCTCTAGGCGAGTTGAAGGAGCTGTTTACTCTGGATGAGGCTAGCCTCAGTGACACACATGACAG GTTGCGCTGCCGCCGCTGTGTTAACAACCACCAGGTGTGGCCACCCCCTGATGGTTCTGACTGCACCTCAGACCTGGCTCAGTGGAACCATAGCACTGATAAGCGGGGGCTCAGGGATGAGGTACTCCAGGCTGCCTGGGATGCTGCTTCCACTGCCATCACCTTCGTCTTCCACCAGCATTCCCATGAGGAGCAGCGGGGCCTGTACTGA
- the RAD54L gene encoding DNA repair and recombination protein RAD54-like isoform X2 yields the protein MEGTAESQTPDLRDVEGKVGRKTPEGLLRGLRGEWEPGTSGALLLPGAPSTGHSLGDKIMALRMELRRSLAPSQLAKRKPDGGPCDEEDWRPGAVTPKKRKSSSETQSQECFLSPFRKPLTLLTNRPLCLDSSQHEAFIRSILSKPFKIPIPNYQGPLGSRALGLKRAGVRRALHDPLEEGALVLYEPPSLSAHDQLKFDKEKLPVHVVVDPILSKVLRPHQREGVKFLWECVTSRRIPGSHGCIMADEMGLGKTLQCITLMWTLLRQSPECKPEIDKAMVVSPSSLVKNWYNEVGKWLGGRIQPLAIDGGSKDEIDQKLGFMNQRGARVPSPILIISYETFRLHVGVLRRGSVGLVICDEGHRLKNSENQTYQALDSLNTSRRVLISGTPIQNDLLEYFSLVHFVNSGILGTAHEFKKHFELPILKGRDAAASEEDRHLGEERLRELISIVNRCLIRRTSDILSKYLPVKIEQVVCCRLTPLQTELYKRFLRQAKPAEELREGKMSVSSLSSITSLKKLCNHPALIYDKCVEEEDGFEGTLDIFPPGYSSKALEPQLSGKMLVLDYILAVTRSRSSDKVVLVSNYTQTLDLFEKLCRARRYLYVRLDGTMSIKKRAKVVERFNNPSSPDFVFMLSSKAGGCGLNLIGANRLVMFDPDWNPANDEQAMARVWRDGQKKTCYIYRLLSAGTIEEKIFQRQSHKKALSSCVVDEEQDVERHFSLGELKELFTLDEASLSDTHDRLRCRRCVNNHQVWPPPDGSDCTSDLAQWNHSTDKRGLRDEVLQAAWDAASTAITFVFHQHSHEEQRGLY from the exons AGGAGGAGCTTAGCTCCCAGTCAGCTGGCCAAGAGAAAACCGGATGGCGGACCCTGTGATGAGGAAGACTGGCGGCCTGGAGCAGTG ACTCCTAAGAAACGGAAATCCAGCAGTGAGACCCAGAGCCAGGAGTGTTTCCTGTCTCCTTTTCGGAAACCTTTGACTCTACTAACGAATCGACCACTGTGTCTGGACAGCAGTCAACAT gaAGCATTTATTCGAAGCATTTTGTCAAAGCCTTTCAAAATCCCCATTCCAAATTATCAAG GTCCTCTGGGCTCTCGGGCATTGGGCCTCAAAAGGGCTGGGGTCCGCCGGGCCCTCCATGACCCTCTGGAAGAAGGTGCCTTGGTTCTGTACGAGCCTCCCTCACTGAGCGCCCACGACCAGCTGAAGTTTGACAA GGAAAAACTCCCTGTCCATGTGGTCGTTGATCCTATTCTCAGTAAGGTCTTGAGGCCTCATCAGAGAGAg GGAGTGAAGTTCCTGTGGGAGTGTGTCACCAGTCGGCGCATCCCTGGTAGCCATGGCTGCATCATGGCTGATGAGATGGGCCTGGGCAAGACGCTGCAATGCATCACATTGATGTGGACGCTTTTGCGCCAGAGTCCAGAGTGCAAGCCAGAAATTGACAAGGCAATGGTGGTGTCACCTTCCAGCCTAGTGAAGAACTGGTACAATGAAGTTGGGAAATGGCTTGGAGGGAGGATCCAACCTCTAGCCATCGACGGAGGCTCTAAGGATGAGATAGACCAAAAGCTGG GATTTATGAACCAGCGTGGAGCCAGAGTGCCTTCTCCCATCCTCATCATTTCCTATGAGACTTTCCGCCTTCATGTCGGAGTCCTCCGGAGAGGGAGTGTTGGACTGGTCATATGTGATGAG GGACACAGGCTCAAGAACTCTGAGAATCAGACTTACCAGGCCCTGGACAGCTTGAACACCAGCCGACGGGTCCTCATCTCCGGGACTCCCATCCAGAATGATCTCCTTGAGTATTTCAGCTTGGTGCATTTTGTTAATTCGGGAATCCTGG GAACTGCCCACGAGTTCAAGAAGCATTTTGAATTGCCAATTTTGAAGGGTCGAGATGCAGCTGCCAGTGAGGAAGATAGGCATCTAGGAGAGGAGCGACTGCGGGAGCTCATCAGCATTGTGAATAG GTGCCTGATACGGAGGACATCTGATATCCTTTCTAAATATCTGCCTGTGAAGATCGAGCAGGTGGTTTGTTGTAG gctgACACCCCTTCAGACTGAATTATACAAGAGGTTTTTGAGACAGGCCAAGCCAGCAGAAGAGTTGCGTGAGGGCAAGATGAGTGTGTCTTCCCTTTCTTCCATCACTTCACTAAAGAAACTATGTAATC ATCCAGCTCTAATCTATGACAAGTGTGTAGAGGAAGAGGATGGCTTTGAAGGTACCTTGGACATATTCCCCCCTGGGTATAGCTCCAAGGCTCTAGAGCCTCAGCTGTCAG GTAAGATGCTGGTCCTTGATTACATTCTGGCGGTGACCCGAAGTCGCAGCAGTGACAAAGTAGTGCTGGTGTCCAATTACACTCAGACATTGGACCTCTTTGAGAAACTCTGCCGGGCCCGAAG GTACTTATATGTTCGCTTGGATGGCACAATGTCCATTAAGAAGCGAGCCAAGGTTGTGGAGCGCTTCAACAATCCATCC AGTCCTGACTTTGTCTTCATGCTGAGCAGCAAAGCTGGGGGCTGTGGCCTCAATCTCATTGGGGCTAACCGACTCGTTATGTTTGACCCTGACTGGAACCCAGCCAATGATGAACAAGCCATGGCCCGGGTCTGGCGTGACGGTCAAAAGAAGACCTGCTATATCTATCGCCTGCTCTCT gcaggAACCATTGAGGAGAAGATCTTTCAGCGTCAGAGCCACAAGAAGGCACTGAGCAGCTGTGTGGTGGATGAGGAGCAGGATGTGGAGCGGCACTTCTCTCTAGGCGAGTTGAAGGAGCTGTTTACTCTGGATGAGGCTAGCCTCAGTGACACACATGACAG GTTGCGCTGCCGCCGCTGTGTTAACAACCACCAGGTGTGGCCACCCCCTGATGGTTCTGACTGCACCTCAGACCTGGCTCAGTGGAACCATAGCACTGATAAGCGGGGGCTCAGGGATGAGGTACTCCAGGCTGCCTGGGATGCTGCTTCCACTGCCATCACCTTCGTCTTCCACCAGCATTCCCATGAGGAGCAGCGGGGCCTGTACTGA
- the RAD54L gene encoding DNA repair and recombination protein RAD54-like isoform X1: MEGTAESQTPDLRDVEGKVGRKTPEGLLRGLRGEWEPGTSGALLLPGAPSTGHSLGDKIMALRMELRRSLAPSQLAKRKPDGGPCDEEDWRPGAVTPKKRKSSSETQSQECFLSPFRKPLTLLTNRPLCLDSSQHEAFIRSILSKPFKIPIPNYQGPLGSRALGLKRAGVRRALHDPLEEGALVLYEPPSLSAHDQLKFDKEKLPVHVVVDPILSKVLRPHQREGVKFLWECVTSRRIPGSHGCIMADEMGLGKTLQCITLMWTLLRQSPECKPEIDKAMVVSPSSLVKNWYNEVGKWLGGRIQPLAIDGGSKDEIDQKLEGFMNQRGARVPSPILIISYETFRLHVGVLRRGSVGLVICDEGHRLKNSENQTYQALDSLNTSRRVLISGTPIQNDLLEYFSLVHFVNSGILGTAHEFKKHFELPILKGRDAAASEEDRHLGEERLRELISIVNRCLIRRTSDILSKYLPVKIEQVVCCRLTPLQTELYKRFLRQAKPAEELREGKMSVSSLSSITSLKKLCNHPALIYDKCVEEEDGFEGTLDIFPPGYSSKALEPQLSGKMLVLDYILAVTRSRSSDKVVLVSNYTQTLDLFEKLCRARRYLYVRLDGTMSIKKRAKVVERFNNPSSPDFVFMLSSKAGGCGLNLIGANRLVMFDPDWNPANDEQAMARVWRDGQKKTCYIYRLLSAGTIEEKIFQRQSHKKALSSCVVDEEQDVERHFSLGELKELFTLDEASLSDTHDRLRCRRCVNNHQVWPPPDGSDCTSDLAQWNHSTDKRGLRDEVLQAAWDAASTAITFVFHQHSHEEQRGLY, encoded by the exons AGGAGGAGCTTAGCTCCCAGTCAGCTGGCCAAGAGAAAACCGGATGGCGGACCCTGTGATGAGGAAGACTGGCGGCCTGGAGCAGTG ACTCCTAAGAAACGGAAATCCAGCAGTGAGACCCAGAGCCAGGAGTGTTTCCTGTCTCCTTTTCGGAAACCTTTGACTCTACTAACGAATCGACCACTGTGTCTGGACAGCAGTCAACAT gaAGCATTTATTCGAAGCATTTTGTCAAAGCCTTTCAAAATCCCCATTCCAAATTATCAAG GTCCTCTGGGCTCTCGGGCATTGGGCCTCAAAAGGGCTGGGGTCCGCCGGGCCCTCCATGACCCTCTGGAAGAAGGTGCCTTGGTTCTGTACGAGCCTCCCTCACTGAGCGCCCACGACCAGCTGAAGTTTGACAA GGAAAAACTCCCTGTCCATGTGGTCGTTGATCCTATTCTCAGTAAGGTCTTGAGGCCTCATCAGAGAGAg GGAGTGAAGTTCCTGTGGGAGTGTGTCACCAGTCGGCGCATCCCTGGTAGCCATGGCTGCATCATGGCTGATGAGATGGGCCTGGGCAAGACGCTGCAATGCATCACATTGATGTGGACGCTTTTGCGCCAGAGTCCAGAGTGCAAGCCAGAAATTGACAAGGCAATGGTGGTGTCACCTTCCAGCCTAGTGAAGAACTGGTACAATGAAGTTGGGAAATGGCTTGGAGGGAGGATCCAACCTCTAGCCATCGACGGAGGCTCTAAGGATGAGATAGACCAAAAGCTGG AAGGATTTATGAACCAGCGTGGAGCCAGAGTGCCTTCTCCCATCCTCATCATTTCCTATGAGACTTTCCGCCTTCATGTCGGAGTCCTCCGGAGAGGGAGTGTTGGACTGGTCATATGTGATGAG GGACACAGGCTCAAGAACTCTGAGAATCAGACTTACCAGGCCCTGGACAGCTTGAACACCAGCCGACGGGTCCTCATCTCCGGGACTCCCATCCAGAATGATCTCCTTGAGTATTTCAGCTTGGTGCATTTTGTTAATTCGGGAATCCTGG GAACTGCCCACGAGTTCAAGAAGCATTTTGAATTGCCAATTTTGAAGGGTCGAGATGCAGCTGCCAGTGAGGAAGATAGGCATCTAGGAGAGGAGCGACTGCGGGAGCTCATCAGCATTGTGAATAG GTGCCTGATACGGAGGACATCTGATATCCTTTCTAAATATCTGCCTGTGAAGATCGAGCAGGTGGTTTGTTGTAG gctgACACCCCTTCAGACTGAATTATACAAGAGGTTTTTGAGACAGGCCAAGCCAGCAGAAGAGTTGCGTGAGGGCAAGATGAGTGTGTCTTCCCTTTCTTCCATCACTTCACTAAAGAAACTATGTAATC ATCCAGCTCTAATCTATGACAAGTGTGTAGAGGAAGAGGATGGCTTTGAAGGTACCTTGGACATATTCCCCCCTGGGTATAGCTCCAAGGCTCTAGAGCCTCAGCTGTCAG GTAAGATGCTGGTCCTTGATTACATTCTGGCGGTGACCCGAAGTCGCAGCAGTGACAAAGTAGTGCTGGTGTCCAATTACACTCAGACATTGGACCTCTTTGAGAAACTCTGCCGGGCCCGAAG GTACTTATATGTTCGCTTGGATGGCACAATGTCCATTAAGAAGCGAGCCAAGGTTGTGGAGCGCTTCAACAATCCATCC AGTCCTGACTTTGTCTTCATGCTGAGCAGCAAAGCTGGGGGCTGTGGCCTCAATCTCATTGGGGCTAACCGACTCGTTATGTTTGACCCTGACTGGAACCCAGCCAATGATGAACAAGCCATGGCCCGGGTCTGGCGTGACGGTCAAAAGAAGACCTGCTATATCTATCGCCTGCTCTCT gcaggAACCATTGAGGAGAAGATCTTTCAGCGTCAGAGCCACAAGAAGGCACTGAGCAGCTGTGTGGTGGATGAGGAGCAGGATGTGGAGCGGCACTTCTCTCTAGGCGAGTTGAAGGAGCTGTTTACTCTGGATGAGGCTAGCCTCAGTGACACACATGACAG GTTGCGCTGCCGCCGCTGTGTTAACAACCACCAGGTGTGGCCACCCCCTGATGGTTCTGACTGCACCTCAGACCTGGCTCAGTGGAACCATAGCACTGATAAGCGGGGGCTCAGGGATGAGGTACTCCAGGCTGCCTGGGATGCTGCTTCCACTGCCATCACCTTCGTCTTCCACCAGCATTCCCATGAGGAGCAGCGGGGCCTGTACTGA
- the RAD54L gene encoding DNA repair and recombination protein RAD54-like isoform X3, giving the protein MRRSLAPSQLAKRKPDGGPCDEEDWRPGAVTPKKRKSSSETQSQECFLSPFRKPLTLLTNRPLCLDSSQHEAFIRSILSKPFKIPIPNYQGPLGSRALGLKRAGVRRALHDPLEEGALVLYEPPSLSAHDQLKFDKEKLPVHVVVDPILSKVLRPHQREGVKFLWECVTSRRIPGSHGCIMADEMGLGKTLQCITLMWTLLRQSPECKPEIDKAMVVSPSSLVKNWYNEVGKWLGGRIQPLAIDGGSKDEIDQKLEGFMNQRGARVPSPILIISYETFRLHVGVLRRGSVGLVICDEGHRLKNSENQTYQALDSLNTSRRVLISGTPIQNDLLEYFSLVHFVNSGILGTAHEFKKHFELPILKGRDAAASEEDRHLGEERLRELISIVNRCLIRRTSDILSKYLPVKIEQVVCCRLTPLQTELYKRFLRQAKPAEELREGKMSVSSLSSITSLKKLCNHPALIYDKCVEEEDGFEGTLDIFPPGYSSKALEPQLSGKMLVLDYILAVTRSRSSDKVVLVSNYTQTLDLFEKLCRARRYLYVRLDGTMSIKKRAKVVERFNNPSSPDFVFMLSSKAGGCGLNLIGANRLVMFDPDWNPANDEQAMARVWRDGQKKTCYIYRLLSAGTIEEKIFQRQSHKKALSSCVVDEEQDVERHFSLGELKELFTLDEASLSDTHDRLRCRRCVNNHQVWPPPDGSDCTSDLAQWNHSTDKRGLRDEVLQAAWDAASTAITFVFHQHSHEEQRGLY; this is encoded by the exons ATG AGGAGGAGCTTAGCTCCCAGTCAGCTGGCCAAGAGAAAACCGGATGGCGGACCCTGTGATGAGGAAGACTGGCGGCCTGGAGCAGTG ACTCCTAAGAAACGGAAATCCAGCAGTGAGACCCAGAGCCAGGAGTGTTTCCTGTCTCCTTTTCGGAAACCTTTGACTCTACTAACGAATCGACCACTGTGTCTGGACAGCAGTCAACAT gaAGCATTTATTCGAAGCATTTTGTCAAAGCCTTTCAAAATCCCCATTCCAAATTATCAAG GTCCTCTGGGCTCTCGGGCATTGGGCCTCAAAAGGGCTGGGGTCCGCCGGGCCCTCCATGACCCTCTGGAAGAAGGTGCCTTGGTTCTGTACGAGCCTCCCTCACTGAGCGCCCACGACCAGCTGAAGTTTGACAA GGAAAAACTCCCTGTCCATGTGGTCGTTGATCCTATTCTCAGTAAGGTCTTGAGGCCTCATCAGAGAGAg GGAGTGAAGTTCCTGTGGGAGTGTGTCACCAGTCGGCGCATCCCTGGTAGCCATGGCTGCATCATGGCTGATGAGATGGGCCTGGGCAAGACGCTGCAATGCATCACATTGATGTGGACGCTTTTGCGCCAGAGTCCAGAGTGCAAGCCAGAAATTGACAAGGCAATGGTGGTGTCACCTTCCAGCCTAGTGAAGAACTGGTACAATGAAGTTGGGAAATGGCTTGGAGGGAGGATCCAACCTCTAGCCATCGACGGAGGCTCTAAGGATGAGATAGACCAAAAGCTGG AAGGATTTATGAACCAGCGTGGAGCCAGAGTGCCTTCTCCCATCCTCATCATTTCCTATGAGACTTTCCGCCTTCATGTCGGAGTCCTCCGGAGAGGGAGTGTTGGACTGGTCATATGTGATGAG GGACACAGGCTCAAGAACTCTGAGAATCAGACTTACCAGGCCCTGGACAGCTTGAACACCAGCCGACGGGTCCTCATCTCCGGGACTCCCATCCAGAATGATCTCCTTGAGTATTTCAGCTTGGTGCATTTTGTTAATTCGGGAATCCTGG GAACTGCCCACGAGTTCAAGAAGCATTTTGAATTGCCAATTTTGAAGGGTCGAGATGCAGCTGCCAGTGAGGAAGATAGGCATCTAGGAGAGGAGCGACTGCGGGAGCTCATCAGCATTGTGAATAG GTGCCTGATACGGAGGACATCTGATATCCTTTCTAAATATCTGCCTGTGAAGATCGAGCAGGTGGTTTGTTGTAG gctgACACCCCTTCAGACTGAATTATACAAGAGGTTTTTGAGACAGGCCAAGCCAGCAGAAGAGTTGCGTGAGGGCAAGATGAGTGTGTCTTCCCTTTCTTCCATCACTTCACTAAAGAAACTATGTAATC ATCCAGCTCTAATCTATGACAAGTGTGTAGAGGAAGAGGATGGCTTTGAAGGTACCTTGGACATATTCCCCCCTGGGTATAGCTCCAAGGCTCTAGAGCCTCAGCTGTCAG GTAAGATGCTGGTCCTTGATTACATTCTGGCGGTGACCCGAAGTCGCAGCAGTGACAAAGTAGTGCTGGTGTCCAATTACACTCAGACATTGGACCTCTTTGAGAAACTCTGCCGGGCCCGAAG GTACTTATATGTTCGCTTGGATGGCACAATGTCCATTAAGAAGCGAGCCAAGGTTGTGGAGCGCTTCAACAATCCATCC AGTCCTGACTTTGTCTTCATGCTGAGCAGCAAAGCTGGGGGCTGTGGCCTCAATCTCATTGGGGCTAACCGACTCGTTATGTTTGACCCTGACTGGAACCCAGCCAATGATGAACAAGCCATGGCCCGGGTCTGGCGTGACGGTCAAAAGAAGACCTGCTATATCTATCGCCTGCTCTCT gcaggAACCATTGAGGAGAAGATCTTTCAGCGTCAGAGCCACAAGAAGGCACTGAGCAGCTGTGTGGTGGATGAGGAGCAGGATGTGGAGCGGCACTTCTCTCTAGGCGAGTTGAAGGAGCTGTTTACTCTGGATGAGGCTAGCCTCAGTGACACACATGACAG GTTGCGCTGCCGCCGCTGTGTTAACAACCACCAGGTGTGGCCACCCCCTGATGGTTCTGACTGCACCTCAGACCTGGCTCAGTGGAACCATAGCACTGATAAGCGGGGGCTCAGGGATGAGGTACTCCAGGCTGCCTGGGATGCTGCTTCCACTGCCATCACCTTCGTCTTCCACCAGCATTCCCATGAGGAGCAGCGGGGCCTGTACTGA